Proteins encoded together in one Paracoccus sp. SMMA_5_TC window:
- a CDS encoding DUF6456 domain-containing protein yields MTMTILTGDFAPEASIAALPVGIGAMACDAPETLPCASAQSQAEDGDLKLYLRHVEGGETIRALAREAGCHASTILRRIRKFEMRRDDPLVDRAVERAAAAPSSHQQAPGRIGMKQIARILRRLAEPGAQMVVAEGMDKAIVVRDEIRTAILDRELAEHMAVRAWVQLAGQGRVSRYVISATGREALRKLIAARRSGPLPGKEDFALADPVIPEPQGCADEAAPFVHADRHRVWEEREIQDPADGRRRRTRVNIAESPLLMLARRREPDGRPFLAPELVAAGERLREDFELAQMGPRITQNWDRFLTAGIDVARMGAGHGGGSEGARNRVAAALRELGPGMGDMCLRVCCFLEGIEMTERRLGWSARSGKIVLRLALMRLERHYRETYGAGAPLIG; encoded by the coding sequence TGCACCCGAAACCCTGCCTTGCGCATCAGCCCAAAGCCAGGCCGAAGATGGCGACCTGAAGCTGTATTTGCGTCATGTCGAAGGCGGCGAGACCATTCGCGCCTTGGCGCGCGAGGCAGGCTGCCATGCCTCGACAATCCTTCGTCGCATCCGCAAGTTCGAAATGCGCCGCGACGATCCGCTTGTCGATCGCGCTGTCGAGCGCGCCGCGGCGGCCCCTTCCAGCCATCAGCAGGCTCCCGGCCGCATCGGCATGAAGCAGATCGCCCGTATCCTGCGTCGGCTGGCCGAGCCCGGTGCGCAGATGGTGGTGGCCGAGGGCATGGACAAGGCAATCGTGGTCCGCGACGAGATCCGCACCGCAATCCTGGATCGCGAACTGGCCGAGCACATGGCCGTCCGGGCCTGGGTGCAACTGGCAGGTCAAGGCCGGGTCAGCCGTTATGTCATATCCGCCACCGGACGCGAGGCGCTGCGCAAACTGATTGCTGCGCGTCGCAGCGGTCCCCTTCCGGGCAAAGAGGATTTTGCCCTGGCCGATCCGGTCATCCCCGAGCCGCAGGGCTGCGCGGATGAGGCCGCGCCCTTTGTTCATGCCGACCGCCACCGCGTGTGGGAAGAGCGCGAAATACAGGATCCCGCGGACGGACGGCGGCGCAGGACGCGTGTGAACATTGCGGAAAGCCCATTGCTGATGCTGGCGCGGCGCCGTGAACCTGACGGGCGACCGTTTCTTGCACCCGAACTGGTGGCTGCGGGCGAACGGCTGCGCGAAGATTTCGAACTGGCTCAGATGGGGCCCCGCATCACCCAGAACTGGGATCGCTTCCTGACGGCCGGCATCGACGTGGCACGGATGGGTGCAGGCCATGGCGGCGGATCGGAAGGTGCGCGCAACCGAGTCGCGGCGGCACTGCGCGAACTGGGTCCGGGCATGGGCGACATGTGTCTGCGCGTCTGCTGCTTTCTGGAGGGGATCGAGATGACGGAACGTCGGCTGGGCTGGTCGGCACGATCAGGAAAGATCGTTCTGCGCCTGGCATTGATGCGGCTGGAAAGACATTATCGTGAAACCTATGGCGCCGGCGCTCCGCTGATCGGATAA